The Electrophorus electricus isolate fEleEle1 chromosome 8, fEleEle1.pri, whole genome shotgun sequence genome contains the following window.
ATAATGGTAAGTGTATTCTGCAAGTATgttatgatgttttttttgtattgttcttTATACCCTTTCAGCATTGATAACATACCCAATCAACTGTTTATCAACCTAACTGATCTACTCTATCTGGACCTGAGTGACAATAAGTTGGATAGCCTGCCCCCTCAGATGAGGCGTCTGGTTCACCTGCAGACCCTCATTCTCAACAATAAtccactcatgcatgcacagttGAGGTAGGAATGACTTGCAGCAGTTGCTATCTCACAGCAGTCTTTAACTCCCTTTACAAACAATGTGGTATGTGATTTGGTTTGGTCCATTGACCTCAATGTTTTCCCAGTCAATGATAAGCCCTGGGTGAATGCTATGTTGGTTATCTTCCATGTCTGAACAGGCAATTACCTGCCATGGTAGCCCTTCAAACCCTTCATTTAAGGAACACGCAACGTACCCAGAGCAACATGCCAACAAGTCTTGAAGGCCTCACTTCTTTAGCAGGTACTTGAAGTAAAgcgtatgtttttgtttgtcggTGGTGATGACATGATTTGTTTACAAGACcatgtattttgtttaatgatcattttattCATACAGATGTGGATCTGTCCTGCAATGATCTGACTCGGGTACCGGAGTGCCTGTATTCCTTAGCCAGTTTGAAACGCCTTAATCTGAGTAACAATCAGATCACAGAGATGTCACTGTGCATAGACCAGTGGACCCAGCTAGAGACACTGAACCTTTCTAGGAACATGCTCAATTCCTTACCCGTAAGTACCCTCCTGCAGCACTGAAGTCATCCAAGAGATGATTATTGTGATTGCAATGTGTATCCAACCATAAAGATGTGCCACAAGCCTCCAGTATTATGAATGGTAATGGTATCGGTCTGTTGGGGAAAGGTAAGTCTATATCATCATGCTTGAACTTGGACCTGAGTAAACACAGAACTTAAGATGACAAGTGCCTGAATAGTTGTATCAATTTCGTACCCTAGTCTGCTGATGCCGTATACCCTAATGACTCTCAAATTGATGTCTTCCAGTCTGCCATTTGTAAACTGTCTAAATTGAAGAAGCTGTATTTAAACTCAAACAAGCTTGACTTCGATGGAGTGCCATCTGGTGTCGGGAAGTTGTCCAGTCTGGAGGAGTTTATGGCAGCTAATAATAATCTTGAGCTGATTCCAGAGGGGCTCTGCAGGTAATGTGATTCACTGGGGGACATGAAATTAGATGttgcttaaaaacaagcaataattGAAACTTGTTGTTTTATGGATGTATTTcaggtgtggaaaattaaagaaattagTCCTGAATAAAAACAGGCTGGTGACTTTACCAGAGGCAATTCATTTCCTCACTGATTTAGAAGTAAGGTTATAAATTGTGCTCACACTAAAGAATTTATTGGTCTGTAAGTATAATTTTACTGTTACTACAAATAATTGCAATTGCAGTTGTTTCTAACTAGGTTTTGGATGTGCGAGAGAATCCCAACCTGGTTATGCCTCCCAAACCAGTCGACAGGGCAGCTGAGTGGTACAACATAGACTTCTCTTTGCAGAACCAGCTGCGGTTGGCAGGCGCGTCACCAGCCACAGTGGCtgcagcaggtggaggtggagtaaaCACAATcattcattattgttattgtaatggCTCTCCCATATCCAGTTTCAGGCATGATGTTGACAAAATGGTACTTGTATGTGACATActttcagacacacaaatgcataaaatggcATGAATCCAGTCCTGGAAAAGCTAATGGGATGACTGTTTAGTTGTTGGCCTGAGGTTCAATGTGTAAACACTCTCCCCACAGGAAATAGTCCAAGAGATCCAATGGCCAGGAAGATGAGGTTAAGACGACGGAAGGATTCCACACAGGATGACCAGGCTAAACAGGTGCTGAAAGGAATGTCTGATGTGGCCCAGGAAAAGAATAAGTCCATGGAGGTGAGAAAAGAGCATAGGTTTTCATGTATCAAATCATACATTAATTCTTATGATCCAAAGAAATTGAGACTatattgtataataaatgttgttgttttttttttatcaggagAATGGTGATATGAAATATTCTGATCTGAAGTCTAAGCGCTGGGATAAAAATCTTGAGAAGCCTCCTCTTGACTATTCTGAGTTCTTTATGGAAGATGTGGGGCATGTGCCTGGAGTCACTGTGTGGCAGATAGAAAACTTTTTGCCTGTGCAAGTGGATGAGGCTTTCCATGGGAAATTCTACGAGGCAGACTGTTACATTGTCCTGAAGGTGAGATTTGAGATGTTTTGGCACATGGCTCTGAATTTCTGATAAGTTGTTAATATTTGTCAGAAgtgtctggggttttttttaaccttggTCTTGGGTTACATAATGGTGTTACATAAAATGGAACACTTACTCTGCTTATATCCCTTATCTTTGTCCTCATTTACAGACTTTTCTAGATGACAATGGAGCCTTGACTTGGCAGATCTTCTACTGGATTGGACAGGATGCCACCTTAGATAAGAAAGCTGGCTCTGCTATCCATGCTGTTAATCTTCGCAATTACCTGGGTGCTGAGTGTAGGACCATCAGGGAGGAAATGGGAGATGAAAGTGAAGAGTTTGGTGCGGTCAGTAGAGCTCACTCAGACAACCATATTATTGTCTAGCAATCTCCTTTTAGTTCAGAAATCTCAATTACTGAACTAGCTGAACTCTAATGTGTTTCTGTTCTGCAATCCTGAAGGTATTTGACAATGAAATATCCTATATAGAAGGAGGAACTGCAAGTGGATTCTACACAGTGGAGGATACACAGTACCCAACAAGGTATCAAactgaaacaaagcaaagaacCAACACTTTTAGTTGCTGCCTAGCATGTGTGAATTGCctcttacttttttttaaaatagacttTATCGTGTGTATGGAAAGAAGAACATCAGGTTAGAGTCTGTACCTCTAAAGGCAGCCTCTCTTGATCCACGGTAAATCCAAGATCACCCCTAATCTGCTAGACCCTTTACCAATATCTGTATTCTCAAAACCCAactgtttttcttcctctcttcaggTTTGTATTCTTGCTGGACACTGGTCTTGAAATATATGTGTGGAGAGGAGCCAATGCTACCTTAAGTGGTACTACAAAAGCCAGGTATTTTTGAGATGGGTCATTTTGAAGAATActggcattttatttttctctacaGTTTAACCTGTATTACTGCAAATGTCACCTTTTTAGGTTATTTGCAGAGAAGATAAACAAGAATGAGAGGAAGGGAAAAGCAGAGATCACTTCATTGGTACAAAATCAGGAGCCCCCAGAGTTCTGGGAAGTTCTTGGTGGACAgcctgaagaaataaaaaaacatgttcCAAATGACTTCACTCCTGTTCGACCCAAACTCTACAAGGTAGGTACATGATGTGATATGTATGCAGTACCCTTCTCAAGCTGCATTGTAAAGCTGTCAAACAAGAATAGATTGGCgggggaaaaaacatttatatgttgGCTCTAGGTTGGCCTAGGTTTGGGATATCTTGAACTGCCCCAGATCAACTATAAGCTTTCAGTTGAGCACAAAAACAGACTCAAACTTGATGTCCTTCCAGAGCTCAGACTGGTATGTAAAATTGTAAATTCCAAATATCATTCCACTACTACCAAATTATTTAAGTGTGCAGCTGATTTCTTTTGAATTTGCTAATCATGAAAATATCTTCTGGCTGCAGCTCCAAAGTCTTCTAGACACTAAAGGAGTATATATATTGGACTGCTGGTCTGAAGTCTTTATTTGGATTGGACGCAAGTCTCCTCGCCTTGTAAGAGCTGCTGCCCTGAAATTGGGGCAGGAAATGTGCAGCATGCTTCATCGCCCAAAACACGCTGTTGTCATCCGCAATCTGGAGGGCACTGAAGTCCAGGTTAGATTTCAGGAGTTCTAAAAACTATGCACAAACATGTTATCTGAAGTAATTACAACAGATTATTTTCACTGTATTTGCAAATTGCTACTTATGATGTTTCTTACATCCATTTCTAAAGTAGCATCTGCCAAACCCCCAAACTCACCAGGTTTAAGAGTGTACAGCCATGACTAAAATGGGTGTAAAATGGTTATCTTCCCTTGTTTCATTTCACCCTGTTGTTCTCAATAGGTCTTCAAATCCAAGTTCAAGAACTGGGATGATGTGCTGAAGGTGGACTACACCAAGAATGCAGAGAGTGTACAGCAGACTGGTGGCCTGTCTGGAAAAGTAAAGAAGGATGCTGATCAGAAGGGCCAGATGAAGGCTGACCTAACTGCCCTATTCCTGCCCAGGCAGCCACCCATGCCCCTGTCAGAGGTGATATCTGTCTCTACATTGCATTGATGGCAGACTGGTTTATAGCTCAGTTCATGAGGCTGGTGGATTTTAtttaaactgctttttaaatatgCTTATTAACTTCTTAATACCTATTTGAAACATTTCTAATCCTTTTTAGGTTCCAGTAGTTTTTGGTATCTACATGATTCTAAGGCAGGACATTTGaagttgtctgtgtgtttgctcacTTAATGTTTAGATTGTGTTGGCGTATTATATCTGAGAAACTAGCACTCAACGAGATTGTACGTGGTGGTGCAAAGAGTGAGAGCCATGAATGCGTAACCTTTACAGGCTGAGCAAATGATGGAGGAGTGGAATGAAGACCTGGATGGCATGGAGGGATTTGTTTTGGAGGGGAAGAAGTTTGCCCGTCTGCCTGAGGAGGAGTttggtcattttcacacacaggaCTGCTATGTCTTTCTGTGCAGGTTGGTGATACCTGGATAGGTAGTCTTGTTCTTTGTTAAgcatttctttgttgtttccCTTTATTTTCCTTGAACACTCTGTTAAATCTTTCCATATCCACACAAGTAATCTGGGTTAGgggtgaaaaaaatgtttactgttgtGATATTTTGTGTGGAAAAAGTGGCTGGTTTAAATTCTCTAGTCTAATGCcattatttgacattttgttgTCACATTGTCCAGATACTGGGTGCCTGTGGAGTATGAGGatgagaaagggaaagagaagggtGAGGAAGGGCAGGGGGAGGACGAGGACAAGCAGCCTGAAGAGGACTTCCAGTGTGTGGTCTACTTCTGGCAGGGTCGTGAGGCCTCCAACATGGGTTGGCTTACGTTCACATTCAGCTTGCAGAAGAAATTTGAGAGCCTTTTTCCTGGCAAGCTAgaggtaattttttttttttgtaaacagacattttgCATTAATGTTCACACATGGATATAAACAGTGGTGCTGTTGGGGGAAAATTGTTTGATGTAAAGAGATCATAAAAGCTACTTTTAATTGTCTCCAAATGCACTCACCTAGTAAATGTTTCTAATGCTGTGCTTTAAGTCGTTTAGTCATATGAGATTTCTGTTCTGTAGTGTTATGAGAGTACTGTTCTGAAGTGTTATTGAgggacatttttctttttggtttagATAAGAACCTTTTGAGTAATGTTTTTGGTCATGTTGCACATGCACCAGGTTGTGAGGATGACCCAGCAGCAGGAGAACCTCAAGTTCTTGTCACACTTTAAAAGGAAGTTCATTATCCATAAAGGGAAGAGGAAACTTAAAGTGGACAATGTGCAGCCTAGCCTGTACCACATAAGAACTAATGGCAGTGCACTCTGCACCAGGTTAGTAGATTATGCATTACACTTTTGAatttaatctttctttttaatatgcCATAAAAAGGCTACATTTAAGTGTAAAAATAACCTTTTCCTTTCAATCTTTAGAACTATCCAGATACCCACTGATTCCAGTAACTTGAATTCTGAGTTCTGTTACATACTGAAGGTAAACAATTTcagatttttcagcattttaagAAGTGataaaaacccccaaaacaaactaGTCCATCTAGAAATTGAGATTGGTGACAGGGTGagcagttgggggggggggggggggtcagctaTGGTGATGCATGTTAGTCAAGTCCATAattgtgtatttctgttttgtcactTTATATTTTGTCAAATGTAGTGCTAGTGCTACCTGCTAGACCTTATTTGCACTAACAAAAGGTTTCTGCCCATTTggtattaataattatttcacATGTTGGTTTTATtagacatttaattaaaatttgtgGGTGTTGTGATCCTTTTTCCAGGTGCCATTTGAGAGCACAGACAACCAGGGTATTGTGTATACGTGGGTTGGCAGAGCTGCAGACCCAGATGAGGCTAAGCTGGCAGAGGACATCATGAACTCAATGTTTGATGACAGCTACAGCAAACAGGTATATGCCTGACTATTTAGCAGTTAAAAGTTTAAAGACAACACTGTTTGATATGGGAATGAGAGGAATTGGGGTTTTTTCTCCCACCATGCCAGGTGATAAATGAAGGAGAGGAACCAGAGAACTTTTTCTGGGTGGGCATTGGCACACAGAAACCATATGATGAAGATGCAGAGTACATGAAATTTGCCAGGCTTTTCAGGTTAGGATCTGAAGTGATTATGGTTATCTTGGGTTTAGTGggtgatgtttttgtctgtggtCAAtgtataaaaccttttttttttttgcctgtgctAATTCAATCAGGTGCTCTAATGAGAAGGGCTACTTTTCTGTATCTGAGAAATGCTCTGACTTCTGTCAAGATGACTTGGCTGATGATGACATCATGTTGCTGGACAATGGCAAAGAAGTAAAGACGCAAACTGAATTGAGCAAATGTTTCGTTAACAGCCAAAGTACAGTTGTGCTTGATGATCTGTATTTGATTTACAGGTGTACATGTGGGTTGGAACCCAGACAAGCCAAGTGGAGATCAAACTGAGTCTGAAAGCTTGTCAGGTGACACTTGAGCAACACCCTCTCTGCTTTTTTGCTTTGTCCATTAATATATGCACTGCAGTATATTGTATGTACTTGTGTAACTTTTCTTgttcgttttgttttgtttaacacATCCTTGATCGTTTGTCAGGTCTACATTCAGCACATGCGGTCCAAGGATACAGAGAACCCAAGGAAACTGCGCCTAGTGCGCAAAGGCAACGAACCTCACTGCTTTACCCGCTGTTTCCATGGCTGGAGCACCTTCAGGACTGCCCCTGTATAGACCATCCACTTACAGCATAGTCTATGAATTCAGTAGAGCATCATCCTCTACACCACCCTTAAGAAGCTGTCTCTTCTTTATGTGCACTGCAGTTATAGTAACACCTTCTTTGAAAAGCTCatatatacaaatgtttacTTCTTTTTGAACAATTGGTGaaatatttgtgtaatattGCAAGAAGCAGAAAGCTTCTAGAAATTATACTAAAGCTAAGAGGTACTGCATAAGAAAGACGTTGCTGTATTCTTTGAAGAATGaggaaaagggggaaaaaaacaactctgAGGGATAGTGTGCTCGTTTTAAATCACCTGATGGGATGTATACTATAAATCTGGTAGTTATGAATTCTACCGCTATTCATCTTGAATAGATGCTGTGTTAAGTTGATACCAAGATTAGTTTGCTAACTCTTTACTCCATGTCAGTATCTTGGTTAGATTACAGATATTAAGGGGACTTTGCACACTTTCACTCTCCCACATTAACTCGGGTTTTGATCTGTTATATGGTTTCAATATGCACTTCATTATATTCTGCCAGTGTAATAATCAAAACAGGCTCTTGCTGCCTAGCACGTCAGGCACTTAGAACTAGAGCACAAGCAAACGCATGGACTCACATCTATATTCTCCAGAAATATCCTGTGCCATAGACAACACACtgcgtgttttgtgttttgcatgtaaGCACTGTCCAATTCAGGTCTGTCGTCTGCTGCTTTATGCTTCACCGTTGGGATAGTGTCCGACATTTCTAAAATAATGGACTTCACAGTTAACTTGGGATGTCTTTGGAGAAACACTTATCATGTATcaagtatttttgttttcttactgTGATGCCATAAACTACCCAACACAGTGttgcaaaatatatttagagGAATGTACCTACTATGGTATATAGTGGCAGTAAGCATAATAGCGAAGCAGTCATAGTTCTTTTTATGGATCACTAGAATTCTTTGAAGGTAAAATACATGTTCCACTTGGAAGGGGAAATGCATTTAACCAAGGACAGCTGCTTGTCTTTAATCATGTTTCATTTATCCTATGGTTATCATAAAGGGATTGGGAGAGGCAAATGAACTTATTTACATTTGGCAGTTTACTGCCCTATTTTGTCTAGCAATTTTTCAGTATCACTGCATCTCATTTGTgtgcataaaaatgtatttgtgtacaAATATTTTCTGCCTTTGGCCCTACTTGTAGATGctctatttatgtattttgtattaaaaataaaagttccaTCACAAGTCTATGAAGCATCACTGAGTATTTGTCAAGAAATAGGTAAATATTAGTTGTCAACACTGTCTTGTAAAAAGTATAAGAACAGAGGTTACTTTAGGGTGCTTGCATACATGAGCAAAAATACTACAAGTTAACAGCTAAATGACAGTAAAGTTGTAGTTAATCTTAAAATACTcaagtaaaatatttatatagcattttaaATTGACCACTATACATTTCATTAAAGTGTAGTTTAGATGTAGTTAAGTAAGTATGAATAATGAAGGTAATTGAATTCGTAAGCTATGATGTTTCTGCTcaataattacaaataactttaaaaagcGATAATAAAAAGAGgcgaaaaataaatgttatcgGTCAATTAATTTCTGCCTCTCTCATGGTATATGGTCttcaaatttcatttcatttcagaacCTAATTTAGCCGGTTAGATTTCTGAAAACTTGCAGAAAACGCACCCGAGTCTCGCGGCAGGTTAGTACCCATGATGCAGTGGGGCAATAGATTACGTAAATAATCGCAATTGTGCCGCTGAGTTTACTGCCGCCTGACGTTTAGAGATCAACATTATCAGTTTGACAGAAAACCAAAATACCAGAGACTTTGTGCCTTTCAGTAAAATGGAATCAACAAC
Protein-coding sequences here:
- the flii gene encoding protein flightless-1 homolog: MAATGVLPFIRGVDLSGNDFKGGYFPEHVKSMTSLRWLKLNRTGLCYLPEELSSLQKLEHLSVSHNSLTTLHGELSSLPNLRAVVARANNLKNSGVPDDIFQLDDLSVLDLSFNQLTEIPRDLENSRNMLVLNLSHNSIDNIPNQLFINLTDLLYLDLSDNKLDSLPPQMRRLVHLQTLILNNNPLMHAQLRQLPAMVALQTLHLRNTQRTQSNMPTSLEGLTSLADVDLSCNDLTRVPECLYSLASLKRLNLSNNQITEMSLCIDQWTQLETLNLSRNMLNSLPSAICKLSKLKKLYLNSNKLDFDGVPSGVGKLSSLEEFMAANNNLELIPEGLCRCGKLKKLVLNKNRLVTLPEAIHFLTDLEVLDVRENPNLVMPPKPVDRAAEWYNIDFSLQNQLRLAGASPATVAAAGGGNSPRDPMARKMRLRRRKDSTQDDQAKQVLKGMSDVAQEKNKSMEENGDMKYSDLKSKRWDKNLEKPPLDYSEFFMEDVGHVPGVTVWQIENFLPVQVDEAFHGKFYEADCYIVLKTFLDDNGALTWQIFYWIGQDATLDKKAGSAIHAVNLRNYLGAECRTIREEMGDESEEFGAVFDNEISYIEGGTASGFYTVEDTQYPTRLYRVYGKKNIRLESVPLKAASLDPRFVFLLDTGLEIYVWRGANATLSGTTKARLFAEKINKNERKGKAEITSLVQNQEPPEFWEVLGGQPEEIKKHVPNDFTPVRPKLYKVGLGLGYLELPQINYKLSVEHKNRLKLDVLPELRLLQSLLDTKGVYILDCWSEVFIWIGRKSPRLVRAAALKLGQEMCSMLHRPKHAVVIRNLEGTEVQVFKSKFKNWDDVLKVDYTKNAESVQQTGGLSGKVKKDADQKGQMKADLTALFLPRQPPMPLSEAEQMMEEWNEDLDGMEGFVLEGKKFARLPEEEFGHFHTQDCYVFLCRYWVPVEYEDEKGKEKGEEGQGEDEDKQPEEDFQCVVYFWQGREASNMGWLTFTFSLQKKFESLFPGKLEVVRMTQQQENLKFLSHFKRKFIIHKGKRKLKVDNVQPSLYHIRTNGSALCTRTIQIPTDSSNLNSEFCYILKVPFESTDNQGIVYTWVGRAADPDEAKLAEDIMNSMFDDSYSKQVINEGEEPENFFWVGIGTQKPYDEDAEYMKFARLFRCSNEKGYFSVSEKCSDFCQDDLADDDIMLLDNGKEVYMWVGTQTSQVEIKLSLKACQVYIQHMRSKDTENPRKLRLVRKGNEPHCFTRCFHGWSTFRTAPV